One window from the genome of Rhinolophus ferrumequinum isolate MPI-CBG mRhiFer1 chromosome 22, mRhiFer1_v1.p, whole genome shotgun sequence encodes:
- the CERS2 gene encoding ceramide synthase 2 isoform X2 — translation MLQTLYDYFWWERLWLPVNLTWADLEDRDGRVYAKASDLYITLPLALLFLIIRYFFELYVATPLAALLNVKEKTRLRAAPNPTLEHFYLTNGKHPKQVEVELLSRQSGLSGRQVERWFRRRRNQDRPSLLKKFREASWRFTFYLIAFIAGMAVIVDKPWFYDMKKVWEGYPIQTTIPSQYWYYMIELSFYWSLLFSIASDVKRKDFKEQIIHHVATIILISFSWFANYIRAGTLIMALHDSSDYLLESAKMFNYAGWKNTCNNIFIVFAIVFIITRLVILPFWILHCTVVYPLELYPAFFGYYFFNSMMGVLQTLHIFWAYLILRMAHKFITGKVEDERSDREETESSEGEEAAAGGAKSRPLANGHPILNNHRKND, via the exons ATGCTCCAGACCTTGTATGACTACTTCTGGTGGGAACGGCTGTGGCTGCCTGTGAACTTAACCTGGGCTGACCTAGAAGACCGAGATGGACGTGTCTACGCCAAAGCCTCAGACCTCTACATCACACTACCCTTGGCCTTGCTCTTCCTCATCATTCGATACTTCTTTGAGCT TTACGTGGCCACACCCCTGGCTGCCCTTCTGAATGTCAAGGAGAAAACTCGGCTGCGGGCAGCTCCCAATCCCACCTTGGAGCACTTCTACCTGACCAACGGCAAGCATCCCAAACAG GTGGAGGTAGAGCTGTTGTCCCGGCAGAGTGGGCTCTCCGGCCGCCAGGTGGAACGCTGGTTCCGCCGCCGCCGCAACCAGGACCGGCCCAGTCTCCTCAAGAAGTTCCGAGAGGCCAG CTGGAGATTCACATTTTACCTGATTGCTTTCATTGCCGGCATGGCGGTCATTGTGGAT AAACCCTGGTTCTATGACATGAAGAAAGTTTGGGAGGGATATCCCATACAG aCCACCATCCCGTCCCAGTACTGGTACTACATGATCGAACTTTCTTTCTACTGGTCCCTGCTCTTCAGCATTGCCTCTGATGTCAAACGAAAG GACTTCAAGGAGCAGATCATCCACCACGTGGCCACCATCATCCTCATCAGCTTCTCCTGGTTTGCCAACTACATCCGAGCGGGGACTCTCATCATGGCTCTGCACGACTCCTCCGACTATCTGCTGGAG TCAGCCAAGATGTTCAACTACGCGGGATGGAAAAACACCTGCAACAACATCTTCATCGTCTTTGCCATCGTCTTCATCATCACCCGACTGGTCATCCTGCCCTTCTG GATCCTGCACTGCACCGTGGTGTACCCACTGGAGCTCTACCCTGCTTTCTTTGGCTATTACTTCTTCAATTCCATGATGGGAGTGCTCCAGACGCTGCATATCTTCTGGGCCTACCTCATTTTGCGGATGGCTCACAAGTTCATAACTGGAAAG GTAGAAGATGAACGCAGTGACCGGGAAGAAACGGAGAGCTCTGAGGGGGAGGAGGCAGCGGCTGGGGGAGCAAAGAGCCGGCCCCTAGCCAACGGCCACCCCATCCTCAATAACCATCGTAAGAATGACTGA
- the CERS2 gene encoding ceramide synthase 2 isoform X1, giving the protein MLQTLYDYFWWERLWLPVNLTWADLEDRDGRVYAKASDLYITLPLALLFLIIRYFFELYVATPLAALLNVKEKTRLRAAPNPTLEHFYLTNGKHPKQVEVELLSRQSGLSGRQVERWFRRRRNQDRPSLLKKFREASWRFTFYLIAFIAGMAVIVDKPWFYDMKKVWEGYPIQTTIPSQYWYYMIELSFYWSLLFSIASDVKRKDFKEQIIHHVATIILISFSWFANYIRAGTLIMALHDSSDYLLESAKMFNYAGWKNTCNNIFIVFAIVFIITRLVILPFWILHCTVVYPLELYPAFFGYYFFNSMMGVLQTLHIFWAYLILRMAHKFITGKQVEDERSDREETESSEGEEAAAGGAKSRPLANGHPILNNHRKND; this is encoded by the exons ATGCTCCAGACCTTGTATGACTACTTCTGGTGGGAACGGCTGTGGCTGCCTGTGAACTTAACCTGGGCTGACCTAGAAGACCGAGATGGACGTGTCTACGCCAAAGCCTCAGACCTCTACATCACACTACCCTTGGCCTTGCTCTTCCTCATCATTCGATACTTCTTTGAGCT TTACGTGGCCACACCCCTGGCTGCCCTTCTGAATGTCAAGGAGAAAACTCGGCTGCGGGCAGCTCCCAATCCCACCTTGGAGCACTTCTACCTGACCAACGGCAAGCATCCCAAACAG GTGGAGGTAGAGCTGTTGTCCCGGCAGAGTGGGCTCTCCGGCCGCCAGGTGGAACGCTGGTTCCGCCGCCGCCGCAACCAGGACCGGCCCAGTCTCCTCAAGAAGTTCCGAGAGGCCAG CTGGAGATTCACATTTTACCTGATTGCTTTCATTGCCGGCATGGCGGTCATTGTGGAT AAACCCTGGTTCTATGACATGAAGAAAGTTTGGGAGGGATATCCCATACAG aCCACCATCCCGTCCCAGTACTGGTACTACATGATCGAACTTTCTTTCTACTGGTCCCTGCTCTTCAGCATTGCCTCTGATGTCAAACGAAAG GACTTCAAGGAGCAGATCATCCACCACGTGGCCACCATCATCCTCATCAGCTTCTCCTGGTTTGCCAACTACATCCGAGCGGGGACTCTCATCATGGCTCTGCACGACTCCTCCGACTATCTGCTGGAG TCAGCCAAGATGTTCAACTACGCGGGATGGAAAAACACCTGCAACAACATCTTCATCGTCTTTGCCATCGTCTTCATCATCACCCGACTGGTCATCCTGCCCTTCTG GATCCTGCACTGCACCGTGGTGTACCCACTGGAGCTCTACCCTGCTTTCTTTGGCTATTACTTCTTCAATTCCATGATGGGAGTGCTCCAGACGCTGCATATCTTCTGGGCCTACCTCATTTTGCGGATGGCTCACAAGTTCATAACTGGAAAG CAGGTAGAAGATGAACGCAGTGACCGGGAAGAAACGGAGAGCTCTGAGGGGGAGGAGGCAGCGGCTGGGGGAGCAAAGAGCCGGCCCCTAGCCAACGGCCACCCCATCCTCAATAACCATCGTAAGAATGACTGA